GCGCGGCAATCGGGATGCGGACATATCCCTTTTCGTCTGCGTCATAGAGCGTTCGGCGGGGCAGGCAGGACATCCCGAGTCCGTGCCCTACCATCGCTTTGATGCCATCGATGCTGTCGAGTTCCATCCGGATGAGCGGGTACACATCCTGTTCGGCCAGCAGCCGCATGACGCGCTTGCGAAACGGCGCGTCATCTCTGGCAAAGGCGATGAACGGTGCTTTGTGCAGGCCGCGGATGCCCGGGAAGTTGTGTACGAAATGGTGTCCAGCCGGAACGATGAGGTCAATCGCGTCTTGGGGGAACTCGATTTTCTTAATGTGCGGGTGGAAAACCGGTTCGCCAATGAAACAGAAATCGACCTGGTCGGCGAGCAGGGCGTCCAGCATCTCCGAGTACATTCCCATTCGCACTTCCAGTCGAACGTTTGCGTTCTTGAGCATGCGCGACAGACAGGCGGGTACGTCGGTTGACACGAACGCGCGGCCGGACATGACGCGCAGCACCGGCGTGTCCGTGCCCGCCTGCTGTGTCATTTCCGCCTCGAGCGCGGTCATCCGCTCGGCCAGCGGAACAAACCGTTCGCCTTCCGGCGTCAGTTGAACGCCGCTTTGCAGCCGAACAAACAGCGGGTACCCCAGTGCATGCTCCAGCCGCTGCAGCCGTGTCGTCACGGTCGATTGTGACATGAACAGTTGTTCTGCCGTGCGCGAAATGGAGCCGATTCTCGCAATGGCCAAAAACAGCGCGATGTCCTTCGTTTCCACCGTTTACCCCTCGCCTCTTTCAAACCTGCTGCCACCATCATACCGATGTCGCTGGACGCTGTCACGAACCGCACCCAAGCGCACGCTCCAGTGGTGAATTGCCGCTGAGTTTGGTACGCTGAACATGCCCCTCGCAGCGCGCCGCAACGGGCTGCACTGCACCAGGGTGCGTTGAAAGCGTTTCGCACGCAAACGGATGCCTGATTCCATAAGGAGTGATTTCGCATGTCGAACACCCAGGGACTCAATCCCACTTGGGATCTCGACTCAATTTTTCCGGGGGGCAGCCAATCTGCGGCGTTTCAAACGTTCCTCGAAGACTTACAGACCCGTATCGGCGAACTGGATGCGGCCGCCGCGGGACTGACTGCCGCCGCGTCACAATCCGACTGGGTGAAGTTCTGGATTTCCGCGCAGGACGTGGAGGCGCGCCTGCACCAGGCGGCCGCTTACGTCGAGTGTCTCACGGCGCAGGACATGAAAGATGAAGGCGCCAAGCTGTTGGAGGGCCGTGTCACGCAGCTGGGTGCTGCGTATGACGCGGTCATCACGCGCGTGGACGGCATCCTGCTGGACATCCCAGATGCCGAGTGGAAAGCCCTGGTTGCGTCGGAAAAACTGCGGCCGGTTGCCTTCACATTGGAAGAGAAGCGTCGTCTGGCGGCAGATAAGATGGACACCGAGAAGGAAGTCCTCGTGTCGGACCTGGGGGTAGATGGGTACCGGGCGTGGGGCGACCTGTACTATGCCATTGTCTCGCGGATGACACTTCCGTTTGAGGAAGACGGGGAGGTCAAACAGCTTTCCATGGGCCAGGCCAGCAACAAGATGTTGACGCCTGACCGCGCGGTTCGCGAGAAGATTTTCCGCGAGTGGGAGAACGTTTGGGGCGCGCACGCGGATTTGTTCGCACACACCTTGAACCACCTGTCCGGCTATCGCCTGTCTGTGTATCGGCATCGCGGCTGGACATCGGTCTTGAAGGAACCCCTCAGCTACAACCGTATGTCCCAGGCTACGCTGGAAGCGATGTGGGGCGTGATTGAGCGCAACCTCGCACCGTTCGTCGACTATTTGAACCGGAAGGCCAAGCTGCTTGGCATTGACAAACTGAGCTGGCACGACGTTTCCGCGCCGCTGCCCGGGCCTGACCGGATCTATACTTACGAACAAGCGCACGCCTTCATCGTGGAGCAGTTCGGCAAGTTCAGTCCCCGGATGGCCGAGTTTGCGGACATGTGCTTCAAGAACCGCTGGATTGAGGCCGAAGACCGACCTGGCAAGCGTCCAGGCGCGTTTTGCACGGGGTTCCCTGTCAGCAAACAGTCCCGAGTATTTGCCACTTTCTCTGGCACGGCTGACAACGTGAATACGCTGGCGCACGAGATTGGGCACGCTTTTCACAGCAGTGTGCTGCGCGAACTCCCGTTGTATGCGCAGCACTATGCCATGAACGTCGCAGAGACCGCATCCACGTTTGCGGAGACCATCGTGATGGATGCGAGCGTCAAGGGGGCTGCGACCGACGAAGAGCGGATCGCACTGCTCGACCAGAAGGTGGAACAGAGTATTGCAATGTTCATGAACATCCGCGCCCGCTTCCTGTTTGAGACGCGCTTCTACGCGAAGCGCCAGCAAGGTTTGCTGTCGGTGGAGGAAATCAACACGCTGATGGAAGAAGCGCAGCGGGAGGCCTACGGCGGCGCGCTGGCGGAGTACCACCCGCACTTCTGGGCTTCGAAGCTGCACTTCTACATCACCGACGTGCCGTTTTACAACTTCCCGTACACGTTTGGCTACATGTTCAGTACGGGGATTTATGCGCGCGCACTGGAGGAAGGCGCAGGCTTTGCGGACCGTTACGTTGCGCTGCTGCAGGACACGGGGCGCATGTCCACGGAGGACCTTGCCCAAAAGCACCTCGGTGTGGACTTGACGAAGCCGGACTTCTGGCAGCAGGCCATGGATGTGGCCATCGCGGACGTTTTGGCGTTCCTCCAGTTAACAGCGTAAAACGAACAGCGTAAAACGGTTGCCTGGACGGGGCAGCCCATCCAGTTGGACAACCTTGTAAAGGAGACCGGATCCATGCGCAAGAGTTCGCCGCCACAACGGGTGGACGACCAAGCCTTGCAGTGGAATGACCGAGCACAGGCAGATGCCATTCTGACCCTCGAACATGTCTCGTTCGTGTACCCTCATCGACCAGGCCATGACGTTGGCGGTGAAGGAGGACGAGCAAGAGGACGAGACGGGAACAGCCCGGCCCCCGCAGAGCGGGATGTTCCGCGGAATGCAGCGGAGCCCGCTCCCAACGGGGACGGTTATGCCGTGCGCGACGTGTCGCTGACGGTGCACGCGGGGGAGTACGTCGCGATTCTCGGGCGCAACGGCAGCGGCAAGTCCACGCTCGCGAAGCTGATGAACGGATTGCTGCGTCCGACGGAAGGAAGGGTGCTGGTTGGGGCGTGGGAGACGACCGATCGCGCCCGGCTGCGCGAAATTCGGCGCCGCGTCGGCATGGTGTTTCAAACCCCCGACAATCAGATGGTGTCGACGGTGGTGGAGGAAGACGTGGCGTTCGGCTTGGAGAATTACTCAGTCCCTTATGACGAGATGCGGGCTCGGGTGACAGACGCGCTCAGCCGCGTCGGCATGGAGGCCCATCGCAAGCGGCCGCCGCATCAGCTCTCGGGCGGACAAAAGCAGCGGGTGGCCATTGCCAGCGTGATTGCCATGCAGCCAGACTGCATCGTGTTCGACGAAGCGACGAGCATGCTGGATGTCGAGGGACGCAGCGACGTGACCCAGTTGATGCGGACGCTGCACGCGGACGGGATCGCGATTGTCGCGATTACCCACCATATGGAGGAAGCCCTGCAAGCCGACCGTGTGGTGGTGATGGATGCGGGCCGCATCGTTCTGGAAGGAACCCCGCGCGAGGTGTTTTCAAACGTCGAGACCCTGCGCGCATTGGGGCTCGATGTGCCCATCGCGGCCGACATGGCCGTACGCCTGAACCGCGCGTTTGCGCAGGCGTCTGTCCCCTTTCCAGTGGATGTGTTCACACCAGCGGAGTTTTGCGAGGCGTGGCGCACGTGGCGCGCCGCCCTCCCGGCCGGGACCCCGTTTGAGGCACCAGCCAGCGCGGCGGAGAATGGGGCGGCCAACAGGCCAGCCAGCGCGGCGGAGAATGGGGCGGCCAACAGGCCAGCCAGCGCACCGGTGAATGGAGCGGCGGAGGCATCGGCGAAGCCGGCGGGGGACGCGGCCGGCAGCGTGCAGGCGTCTGCGGCTGACCCTGTGATTGACGTTCGCGAGCTGGCACATGTGTACCTTGCCAACACGCCGTTGGCGCACCCGGCGCTGCATGACGTGACCCTCGAGGTCGGCCGCGGGGAAATCGTGGCCATTGTGGGCCAAACGGGATCGGGAAAATCCACACTGGTGCAGCACTTCAACGCGCTGTTGACGCCGCAGCGCGGTACCGTCGTGGTCGACGGGGTCGATTTGACCAACCCGAAAGCGGACGTCAAACGCGTTCGGCGCACAGTTGGGCTGGTGTTTCAAAGCCCGGAAGATCAAGTCTTCGAGACGCTGATTGGCGATGACATTGCGTACGGGCCGTTTCAGTTCGGCTTGCCGCTGGCGGAAGTCCGGGAGCGCGTGCGCCAGGCGATGGCGTGGGTGGGGCTCGATTTCGCCTGGCGCGACCGGCCCGTGCAGGCGCTCAGCGGCGGGCAGAAGCGCAAGGTGGCCATCGCGGGGGTCCTGGCGCTGCGACCGCAGGTGATGGTGCTGGATGAGCCGACGGCGGGGCTCGATCCGCAGGCCCGTGAGGAGCTGCTGGAGAATCTGCGGCGGCTGAGAGACGAGTCGGGGATGACGCTCGTGATCGTCACGCACCAAATGGAGGAAGTTGCCCGGCTGGCCGACCGCGTCATCGTCATGGCCAATGGCACCGTCGTGTTGACCTGCGATACGAAAACGCTGTTTGCCGATGCGCGCCGGCTCCAAGCCTTGCACCTCGGGCTGCCGGAGTCTGTCGCACTGCTGCGTGCCCTGGCCGAACAGGGGGAGCCTGTTGATCCCGTCCAGCTCACGCGAGATGCCGCCTTTGCCGCGCTTTGCGGGCTGCTGGGCGCTGGGGCGGACGGTGCGCACGCACCTGACCCTTCTTCCGGAATCGAGGTGACGACCGATGGCGATTCCTGAACTTTCACGGCGCATCACGATTGGCCAATACCTGCCGACCGATTCTTCGATTCACCGCATGGACGCTCGTTTCAAACTGGCGGCGTTTGTTCTGGTCGTGGTGGTCGGCAGTATGGTGTCCAGCCTCAGCAGCAATCTGCTGCTGCTGGTGTTCAGTATTGTCTGCATGGTGCTGGGCAGGATTCCGCTGCGTTACGGGCTGTCCGGCATTCGCCCGGCGGTTCCGGTGCTGGTCATTCTGTTTGTGTTCCAGCTGCTGTTTTACCGCGCAGGCCCGCACGACGTGGTGCTGGCTCGGTTCGGCCCCATCATGGTGACCCAAGGCGGCTTGCTGCTTTCGGTGGTGTCCATCATCAAATTCATTGAGATTGTGTTCTTCATCAGCGTTCTCACCCTTTCCACCACCTTGTCTGACTTGTCGCACGCACTGGAGTCTTTGCTCGGGCCCCTTCGCAGGATTCGCTTTCCGGTGCATGAGTCCGCGCTGATTCTCACCATTGCGCTGCGTTTTGTCCCGACGTTCGCACAAGAGGCGGAGAAGCTGATGAAAGCGCAGGCTTCGCGCGGGGGCGATTTTGGCACCGCGCGCTGGTGGCAGTTGTGGAAACGGGTCAAGTCGGTGTTTCCGGTGCTGCTGCCATTGTTTTTGTCGGCGATGCGGCGCGCGGAAGACCTGGTGCTGGCGATGGAGGCCCGCGGCTACGTGCCCGGCGCACAGCGCACCTCGTATGTAGCGCTGAAAAGCAGCCGGCGGGACGTCCTGTACTTCCTGGCGGCAGCGGCGGTTTGTGCACTGGCGCTGTGGATTCACTATCGACAATTCACCCACAGTTTGATATAAGGGAAATGCGCGCCAAAATGAACGTTCCACCACACAAAGGGGGACAGTTACATGGCTGGCCAAAAATTTCAGCAGGGCGTGTCTGCCACAGACATGAGCCTGGGGGGCGGCAAAGCCCTCAGCACGCGGCGGATTGTGGTCGCCGGCGTGCTTTCCGCCATCTCCATTCTGCTCGGTGTCACTGGACTGGGGTACATTCCTGTGCCCACTGCAGCCGGGAACGCCACCATCATGCACCTGCCCGCTGTCGTTGGCGGGATTCTTGAAGGACCCATTGTCGGCGGCATCATCGGGTTGATTTTCGGGTTGACCTCGTTTTTCCACTCGTCCGTCCCGTGGTTCAAAGACCCGCTGGTATCGGTACTGCCGCGGATTTTTATCGGGATCGTGTCCTATTATGTATACGTGGGGATGCGGCGCATCCGCGTGCCGATGTGGGTGAACCTGGCCATCACCGGTTTTCTTGGCTCTGTGACGAACACCGTGCTGGTGCTCGTGATGGTGTACCTGCAGTTTCAGGAATCCATGAAGGCACTGGTGACGGTCGCGCTGGTGAACGGGACGCCGGAGGCGATTGTGTCCGCCATCATTTCGGTCGTCGTTGTGCTCGCCTACCGTGGTACTTGGAAAACCGCGGCAAAATCGAGGATTTCATAAATCATCGCCGCGCATCGCGGCTCATCACAGGAAAGATTTCCACACGCATGCTTTTCACGGAACTTTTGCGCGCTCAAACAGGGTCAGGCCCCGCGGCTTGACCCTGTTTTGATCGAAGCGCAGTGTATAGACAGTTCGCGAAATAGTCAGATATTAACCTTGCCATCCGCATTGGCCTCGGATTACAATGAACAAAAATTCAAACAACAATTTGAGGAGTGGTGAGAATGGAAGAGAAAGAGACGACTTTGAATTGTTCAATCTGCGGCGAGCCGCTGTATGACGAGGCACACGAGCATTGGGATGCGCTGTGTCCATCCTGCGTCGACGCCTGGGAGCGCGATGTACGGGCAGAGTGGTAGGCCGCCGCGGTCATCCCTTTGGCCGCGGCCATCCCCGTTGCCATGTCATCCTTTGGCAAAACCCGCTGTTCACCGGAACCTGCCTGGCTCGGACGAAAGGCCAGGCAGGTTCTGTGGTTCGCTGGACATGTCAACGCCTGCCTGCGGGCGTATAATGGGGGAGATGTGTTGGATAAAGGGGGACAAAGCGTGGAATTGGCAAAACGACTGGAGAATTACGCTGAGGTGATTGTCCGCGTTGGTCTGAATATCCAACCTGGGCAGGACTTGTTGATTGCTGCCCCCATTGAAGCGGCGGATTTTGTACGTCACATCGTCGACAAGGCGTACGATACCGGCGCGAGGAATGTGGTGGTCAATTGGGAAGATGAGCAGCTCACCCGGCTTCGCTATCTGAAAGCGCCGGATGAAGCCTTTTTGGAGTTTCCAGATTGGCGCGTTCAGCAGATGGAGGACCTGATGAACCGCGACGGGGCGTACCTTGTCATCTCCGCACGCGACCCGGACTTGCTGGCGGGGGTCGACCCAGCGCGCATCGCGACATCCCAGCGCGTTGGACTCGCGAGGATGAAGCCCTTTAATGATGCGGTTGGAAACATGCAAATCAGCTGGTTGATTTCCTCCATCCCCACCAAGGCATGGGCCGCACGCGTGTTTCCGGAAGTTCCCCCGGAGGAGCAGGTGAACAAACTGTGGGACGCGGTTCTCTCGACTTCCCGCGTCGATACCGACCATCCGGTTGCGCACTGGCAGGCGCATATCGACCAACTGCGCCGTCGCGCCGATGACTTGAACCAGCAGCACTTCGTGAAGCTCCACTACCGTTCCGCCGTCACCGATTTGACCATCGAACTGCCAGAGGACCATGTGTGGATCGCGGCCTACTCCACGAGCCGCCGCGGCGCCCGGTTTGTTCCGAACATCCCGACCGAAGAGGTGTTCACGCTGCCGAAGCGGGACGGGGTCAATGGTGTCGTGCGCAGCACAAAACCGCTCAACCACGGCGGGACGCTGATCGACCACTTTACGCTGACGTTTGAGCAGGGGCGGATTGTCGACTTCTCCGCCGAACAGGGCTACGAGGCGCTGCGGGACATCATCGAAACTGACGAAGGCTCGCACTACCTCGGAGAGGTGGCGCTCGTCCCCCATGACTCGCCCATTTCCAGGCTCGACCGGTTGTTTTACAACACGCTGTTTGACGAAAATGCGTCCTGTCACCTCGCCATTGGGCATGTGATCCCGGTCTGTTTACGGGACGGCGTCACGCTCAGCCGCGAGGAACTGCTCGCCCGCGGCGCCAACGACAGCCTGACACACGTGGACTTTATGATGGGGTCATCCGACCTGAATATTGACGGCATCAAGGCCGATGGGCAAACGGTGCCGGTGTTTCGCAACGGCAATTGGGTGTAGCGGCGCGAAGCGCGGCCGAATCGCCCCAGAGCAGGGCGGCCGAATCGCCCCGGGTCAGAGCGCCCGGTCAATCACGCCGCCGCCCAGACACACGGGTCCCTGGTAGAACACCACAGACTGCCCCGGTGTGATGGCGCGCTGCGGGTGGTCGAAATCGACAACGCAGGAACCGTCCGCTTCAATGCGGACCGACACGCCCTGGTCCGGCTGGCGATAGCGGAACTTGGCCGTACAGGTGAACGACTCGGCAGGCGGGTGACCTGCGACCCAGTGCAGGTCCGTCGCCACGAGGCCCCGCTTGAATAAAGCAGGGTGGTTCTCGCCCTGTTCGACATACAGGATGTTCCGGGAGACATCCTTGTCGACGACAAACCACGGTGCGTTGGAAGACGCCCCGGGCGTTCCGCCGATGCCGAGGCCGTGTCGCTGGCCAATCGTGTAATACATCAGCCCCGCGTGTTCTCCTTTGACTTCGCCAGCGAGCGTCATCATCGGGCCTGGCTGGGCTGGCAGGTACTGACTGAGAAACTGCCGGAAGTTGCGCTCGCCGATGAAGCAGATGCCGGTGCTGTCCTTCTTTTTGGCGGTGGCTAGCCCAGCGGCCTCCGCAATTTTGCGAACTTCGGATTTCTCCATGCCGCCGATGGGGAACATGGTCTTCGCCAACGCCGCCTGCCCGACCTGGTATAAAAAGTAGGTCTGGTCCTTGTTGGCGTCCACCGCGCGGCGGAGCTGGAACTGCCCGTCGACCGACGCGACCTGCGCGTAGTGGCCGGTTGCCAGAAAATCGGCGCCCAGGTCGAGCGCAGCCTGAAGCAGTTCCTTGAATTTGATTTCGCGGTTGCAGACGACATCCGGATTCGGCGTTCGTCCGCGTCGATATTCATCGAGAAAGTACTTGAACACGCGGTCCATGTACTCCTGTTCGAAGTTCACGCCATAATAGGGGATCCCGATGGTGTCACAGACCTTCCGCACGTCCTCGAAATCCTCGGTCGCCGTACACACGCCGTTTTCATCGGTGTCATCCCAGTTCTTCATGAACACCCCGATGACGTCGAAGCCCTGTTCTTTCAACAGCAGTGCCGTCACAGACGAGTCGACGCCGCCGGACATGCCGACCACGACGCGTGTGCGGCGGGGGTCGATGCCTGACACCTGCCCTGGAAGGTTGTCGTTGTGGTTTTGCAACATCGATCGTTCATCCCATCTCTTCAATTTCTTCAATCTGCTTCTTCAATCTGCGGTCCTGCGTAGTAAGTGTGGCGCTGGGTGCGGGGCCTGTCAAGTCACCGAGGTGCCGGGTGTGTCAAGTCACCGGGGCGCGGGACCTGTCACGTGAACGGTATGCCGTCACGCATGTTGTCGAATCCCTGTGAAGCGGCAGGGAATTTCTCGGGAAATAGAGAACTAACAGTGTCGAAGGAGCGGTGATCGCCATGTTTACCCTAGATCGACAGGCCATTTTGGAGAATCCTCGATTGAAATTCTTGACGGATGTCGTCCCGGTGGACGAGCACCTGAACAACATTGAAAAGTTCATCAACGTCTGTTATGTCGAAGAAGGTTGGAATGTTCAACAGCACGGACGGGTCAT
Above is a genomic segment from Alicyclobacillus cycloheptanicus containing:
- a CDS encoding LysR family transcriptional regulator — protein: METKDIALFLAIARIGSISRTAEQLFMSQSTVTTRLQRLEHALGYPLFVRLQSGVQLTPEGERFVPLAERMTALEAEMTQQAGTDTPVLRVMSGRAFVSTDVPACLSRMLKNANVRLEVRMGMYSEMLDALLADQVDFCFIGEPVFHPHIKKIEFPQDAIDLIVPAGHHFVHNFPGIRGLHKAPFIAFARDDAPFRKRVMRLLAEQDVYPLIRMELDSIDGIKAMVGHGLGMSCLPRRTLYDADEKGYVRIPIAAPGWTRPTFLAFRESAADKPIGKQFIAVVTEYYQQLTV
- the mnmA gene encoding tRNA 2-thiouridine(34) synthase MnmA, which codes for MLQNHNDNLPGQVSGIDPRRTRVVVGMSGGVDSSVTALLLKEQGFDVIGVFMKNWDDTDENGVCTATEDFEDVRKVCDTIGIPYYGVNFEQEYMDRVFKYFLDEYRRGRTPNPDVVCNREIKFKELLQAALDLGADFLATGHYAQVASVDGQFQLRRAVDANKDQTYFLYQVGQAALAKTMFPIGGMEKSEVRKIAEAAGLATAKKKDSTGICFIGERNFRQFLSQYLPAQPGPMMTLAGEVKGEHAGLMYYTIGQRHGLGIGGTPGASSNAPWFVVDKDVSRNILYVEQGENHPALFKRGLVATDLHWVAGHPPAESFTCTAKFRYRQPDQGVSVRIEADGSCVVDFDHPQRAITPGQSVVFYQGPVCLGGGVIDRAL
- a CDS encoding ECF transporter S component, which produces MAGQKFQQGVSATDMSLGGGKALSTRRIVVAGVLSAISILLGVTGLGYIPVPTAAGNATIMHLPAVVGGILEGPIVGGIIGLIFGLTSFFHSSVPWFKDPLVSVLPRIFIGIVSYYVYVGMRRIRVPMWVNLAITGFLGSVTNTVLVLVMVYLQFQESMKALVTVALVNGTPEAIVSAIISVVVVLAYRGTWKTAAKSRIS
- a CDS encoding thioredoxin domain-containing protein, yielding MEEKETTLNCSICGEPLYDEAHEHWDALCPSCVDAWERDVRAEW
- a CDS encoding energy-coupling factor transporter transmembrane component T family protein; this encodes MAIPELSRRITIGQYLPTDSSIHRMDARFKLAAFVLVVVVGSMVSSLSSNLLLLVFSIVCMVLGRIPLRYGLSGIRPAVPVLVILFVFQLLFYRAGPHDVVLARFGPIMVTQGGLLLSVVSIIKFIEIVFFISVLTLSTTLSDLSHALESLLGPLRRIRFPVHESALILTIALRFVPTFAQEAEKLMKAQASRGGDFGTARWWQLWKRVKSVFPVLLPLFLSAMRRAEDLVLAMEARGYVPGAQRTSYVALKSSRRDVLYFLAAAAVCALALWIHYRQFTHSLI
- a CDS encoding M3 family oligoendopeptidase → MSNTQGLNPTWDLDSIFPGGSQSAAFQTFLEDLQTRIGELDAAAAGLTAAASQSDWVKFWISAQDVEARLHQAAAYVECLTAQDMKDEGAKLLEGRVTQLGAAYDAVITRVDGILLDIPDAEWKALVASEKLRPVAFTLEEKRRLAADKMDTEKEVLVSDLGVDGYRAWGDLYYAIVSRMTLPFEEDGEVKQLSMGQASNKMLTPDRAVREKIFREWENVWGAHADLFAHTLNHLSGYRLSVYRHRGWTSVLKEPLSYNRMSQATLEAMWGVIERNLAPFVDYLNRKAKLLGIDKLSWHDVSAPLPGPDRIYTYEQAHAFIVEQFGKFSPRMAEFADMCFKNRWIEAEDRPGKRPGAFCTGFPVSKQSRVFATFSGTADNVNTLAHEIGHAFHSSVLRELPLYAQHYAMNVAETASTFAETIVMDASVKGAATDEERIALLDQKVEQSIAMFMNIRARFLFETRFYAKRQQGLLSVEEINTLMEEAQREAYGGALAEYHPHFWASKLHFYITDVPFYNFPYTFGYMFSTGIYARALEEGAGFADRYVALLQDTGRMSTEDLAQKHLGVDLTKPDFWQQAMDVAIADVLAFLQLTA
- a CDS encoding energy-coupling factor transporter ATPase, coding for MRKSSPPQRVDDQALQWNDRAQADAILTLEHVSFVYPHRPGHDVGGEGGRARGRDGNSPAPAERDVPRNAAEPAPNGDGYAVRDVSLTVHAGEYVAILGRNGSGKSTLAKLMNGLLRPTEGRVLVGAWETTDRARLREIRRRVGMVFQTPDNQMVSTVVEEDVAFGLENYSVPYDEMRARVTDALSRVGMEAHRKRPPHQLSGGQKQRVAIASVIAMQPDCIVFDEATSMLDVEGRSDVTQLMRTLHADGIAIVAITHHMEEALQADRVVVMDAGRIVLEGTPREVFSNVETLRALGLDVPIAADMAVRLNRAFAQASVPFPVDVFTPAEFCEAWRTWRAALPAGTPFEAPASAAENGAANRPASAAENGAANRPASAPVNGAAEASAKPAGDAAGSVQASAADPVIDVRELAHVYLANTPLAHPALHDVTLEVGRGEIVAIVGQTGSGKSTLVQHFNALLTPQRGTVVVDGVDLTNPKADVKRVRRTVGLVFQSPEDQVFETLIGDDIAYGPFQFGLPLAEVRERVRQAMAWVGLDFAWRDRPVQALSGGQKRKVAIAGVLALRPQVMVLDEPTAGLDPQAREELLENLRRLRDESGMTLVIVTHQMEEVARLADRVIVMANGTVVLTCDTKTLFADARRLQALHLGLPESVALLRALAEQGEPVDPVQLTRDAAFAALCGLLGAGADGAHAPDPSSGIEVTTDGDS
- a CDS encoding aminopeptidase, coding for MELAKRLENYAEVIVRVGLNIQPGQDLLIAAPIEAADFVRHIVDKAYDTGARNVVVNWEDEQLTRLRYLKAPDEAFLEFPDWRVQQMEDLMNRDGAYLVISARDPDLLAGVDPARIATSQRVGLARMKPFNDAVGNMQISWLISSIPTKAWAARVFPEVPPEEQVNKLWDAVLSTSRVDTDHPVAHWQAHIDQLRRRADDLNQQHFVKLHYRSAVTDLTIELPEDHVWIAAYSTSRRGARFVPNIPTEEVFTLPKRDGVNGVVRSTKPLNHGGTLIDHFTLTFEQGRIVDFSAEQGYEALRDIIETDEGSHYLGEVALVPHDSPISRLDRLFYNTLFDENASCHLAIGHVIPVCLRDGVTLSREELLARGANDSLTHVDFMMGSSDLNIDGIKADGQTVPVFRNGNWV